The DNA window GATGATATCAACGTAAACATAATATGTGGTAAATTGAGATTTGGCTTTAATCTGTTGGAATAGGTAATGATTCACTTTTATCCctatacataaataatgaaaattgagTGTGAAAGACATTAGATTACATAAACACAAAGCAATaattatatttctcatttcttggTTTCCTAAATGAGGATAACATTAATATTGAATTTCTAATAAAGAGGCTGATTTGGTCAAATTATGGAATCATAAAATTCCTCTGTTTATGTCAAGAACATAAAATACAATTGTGGTACCATTTAATACTTATCTTGAACTATATGAGTTACCAACAGCACaatataatcaagaaaaaaaaatgtatttctcctaGCTAAATTGTGGGTTTCCATGATACTtagtaaattttcaaaaatatcactATGAATCCTAAACTTGACCTattgataatattaaaataaagcacAATTGCAAAATGTAAGGGCACTTACTTTTCAGGGAAGTACATTCTTTACATGTGTCTTTTGCTCAAGCTATTACCAGGGGTGAATgaatctgaagaaataaaaaaaaaaaattggggaaaatattttgctttaactgaaatatgtgtatttttgtaatttataaagcctgaaaatggtgttttaaagaatgaattataGGGgtatcttggtggctcagtcggttaagtggctatctttggctcaggtcatgatctcagggtcctggcatcaagccctgcatcaagcttccCGTtgaacggggagcctgcttcttcctctccctctgcctgctgctctgcctacttgtgctttctatctttctgtcaaataaataaataaaatctttaaaaattgttttagaagAATGAGTTATAGcttttatatatcattttgtaCACATCATCTTTATTGTAGTGGGACTAGAAGGAACATTTTCAAATTCAGGAGGAATATGACACCAGTAATTGTGAAATGCATAATATGGCCATGTTAAGTAATATGATAGCcagagtttcaatttttttttttgttgttatgttttTTTTGGAATGGCTATCGTTTTAAAAGGTGGTGATGTTTTAGAATATATTCAGAGAATCTAATTAAATTAAGGTCTACCTGTACCTAATCAGTATGAACTGCTTTAGTTTCATTCAATCTTAGTTTTATCTTATGCTGATGAAtcatttcaggggaaaaaaaaaatggcatgtaCAAGAATCCTCATCTCATAATAGGATGTACATTAGCTAGAGGATTAATAAGAACATATTTTCCTCCTGTCAACTGATTTGAAGCACTGAACTCCTACCTTCCCCTGGAGGTAGTCTTGAGAATGAGCTATTCAAGGAAGTAAGTAGTTCACACAAAAGATTTAGAAATTGATTACCAAtagtaaataaaaggaaaaaaaaaaaggcaggatttGACCATTTATTTCTGTTACTTAACTCTGAAATTTCTCCTTTCCCAATACTACTGTCCAACTTTCAATAAATATGTTGATTATGTTTACctggaaataatatttataataacaataaaataggaCCTTTTTCTCATGATAGGACCATCAAACACAAAGTCCAAATTAttactgtttctcttctttgatcATTCTAAGGAATGTCTattgcatacatttaaaaaaatcttttttataccAAATTATCATACATACACTAGACTCTATCACctgtttcagctcagctcatgtcCTACCATTTGTCACCTGCCTCATTATCTAGTCATATCAGCTTGCTTTCTCAAACTCAGTAATAGCAACTCCCAGTACACTCAGTGCCTTTACTTTTCTCATTGCTTTGTCTGAAATGCTTTGCTCACAAGGTACCTTCTCCTTGTTGAGGCCTGAATTCAAATACCAGTCCTTCACAGAGTTTTCCCCCAATTTTACTATCTTGCATGGCCCTATTTTGCCCCAGAATATCACTCCTTGCTACTCTGGTTTTCTTCATAACACCAAGTCTGGTTACATAAGTTGCATAGtctagtgaaaaataaaaacccctTGTTcaaaaactactaaaaattttaagacagtGCAGCAGAGCATTAAATGAAGTACATTGCCCTTCTAAGGGCAGGTTCCTGCATGACGGCACAGGTTGCAAAGCCATGATGCTAGCCCTCTATAACAGTTACTACCATGTAAAAGTAACCTCTTAATCGTTGTGTTTGTTTAATCTGGCACCCCCTGAGAATATTTACTCTGTAGAGCTCAGATCAGAACTGTCATGTTGATTGTTATGTTTCACATGTTTAGAACTACCCCTGagacatagaaaacaaaaattaatatttcttgaacaagcaaatgaaaagagTTAGGCAGAGCAAGAAACTTCTAACTCACTCACCTTTTAGTCTATTCAGGCCTTCATCAGATTGGGTGAGGCTCACACATATTTGGGAAGGCAATCAGCTTTACTCAGgctactgattcaaatgttaatcttatcCAGAAACCCCCTCACAGACTAATCCAGAATCATGTTTAACCAAGGATCTAGGCCCCCTGTGATCCAgttaagttgacacataaaattaaccatcataaaTCCACCCCTTGTCAGTCTGGCCCCCATACACATCTCCTTAAACTACACTTAATCTTCAAATAAAGGTAACAAGGTCAGAGCAGTGGCTGTAGACAGGCGAGCCATGGTGAGTAGAAGTCAATATTGTTAAATCCATGCATAACTTCTATCCCTGCCACTACGGCCACTTTGTTCATGAGCCCACTGAATAATAACAGAGGTGACTGGGGGGAAAATGTTGATCTATACCCACAGAACTGGTCATACTATCTCCACTGGAGTGGAATTTTGCCTCAAGATGAATCACACCTCAATCTTACTCACATTTTCTTTAGATGATGTTTAGATGAGATTTGGGACTTCAGACTTTAGAGCTAATACTGATATGATTTAGAGTTTTGAGATGTTGGGATAGAATAAATGTGTTTTACCTGTAAGAAAGAGATGAGTTCTGGAGGACCATGGGCAGAAttttatggactgaattgtatcccctccaaaatttatatggtCAAGTCCAAACCCCTAATGTGTtagtatttggagatgggaaATAATGGAGATGGAGATTGGGAAATAATTAAGTTTAGATGAAGTAATGAAGGTGGGGCCCTTATAGGGATTAATGCctttataaaaagaagagaaaccagagctttctctctgtcaggtgAGGACACAGGTAGAAGTTAGttatctgcaagccaggaaaagaGCTCTTACCAGTATCTTACTGTGCTGGCAACCTGATCTGTATCAGTCTCCAGAActagagaaaacacatttttgctGTTTAAGCCACAAAGCCAACTATGATAGTCATCGGTATGCTACTATGTGACTATGGCAAACTTCGAGCTATAAACTTTTTCTTATCAGATCAAATAGATTATTATTTGAACCAATCAGAGTGTTCATTTGTAGAATGTTTAAGAACcctatactttttatttaatttaatcttaagATAGTGagatgggaaaataaaacatcattttatatattaaataaatcatagACCTAATTACAGGAGAGATCCTtaaaaggcagagaaacaagTTTCAGGAACCCCTGGAAATTCACTTCTGACTAATTTACCCTCCCCACTCATATCAAGGCATAGTTATCATACAGCTTTCATCTCAATGGGCATCTGGTTTAATCCTAAACTTCAATTACCCCTCTTTCACCAAAAGATTTCAATCAAGTTTTTACAACTGAATAAATATTGTTAGAATTGGGGAAATCAAAATTTCTTAAAGTCCTTATTTTCAGAAACTACAAACtactaaaaagtttttttatttcttccttttttctcaaaCTATAGCCCTCCAGTGTAATAGCTATGCTCTATTCCTCTCCTTATGACAAAGGAAGCATTCTATGTGAAATAAATTGAAAGTAAccagataataaaaatacatactctTAAAATATCTTATCTAGATGTTAACCTCAATTATATAAATAACCAGTTCAAATTTACTAACAATAATGTTGATAAAGTGCATCGCAATTTAGAGTTGAAAACATAGTGACTTGAAGGAAACCAGAGCTAAGGGTTAAACATTATAAGAGGAAAGTTAATCTGAATGTCCTGAATTAGTGTTACCTGCTTATTTGTTTCAGCGGGTGCCAAGttaagaatgattaaaaaaaagggggggtcaTGAAATTTGATTTATTAGACGTATGGTAAATCCATGCTTTGAAAATTTAGTGTTTGAAACCAAAACCtctaaaaaaaagtatcagaaatCTAACACCCTCTTCCAATGTACAAATGTGCTTATTCACTCATTTGAGATTTTTAGAAATCTCTGTTCATTTCTAATATCTGCATCAGCTTTTTATTCAGTCTCTTGGACCAaatctacttctttttcttgtttttctctccgTTACACATCTGCCACACCAGTCTGCTGAAACGTAACCAGCATCACGGCACTAACCTCGAAAACTTTCAGTAACACCCTATTGCTTCCTGAGGCAGgtataaatgtttcttgaatttcgatatattctgaaaactaccCTTTCTTTACCTATCCAAACTCTACCTCCTCTTTTTAGGCCAATTTTACCTCTAAACCTATTATACATATTCTACTCATCACTTACCCTGTGTTACTCTGTCACACAGAATGACTTCCGGTTTTTATTCTtaaactcattttcattttctttcaaaatctgaTCTTCATCTTTAAGTCTGCTTTAGGATTTTCCTTTTATAAGCTTCTATTTTACTTGTTACTTATGACATATTATTTAGAACttgttgttttctaattttaaatttttaaattcaaatatttttaattttaaatatatttctcttttaagtaATTTACAAGCTATTTGAAAGCAGTTGTAGATCTTTAACAAATAATCCTTTCATCCTATAGAGGTCTTCATGCACAAAACTTGGCAAACTTTTGCttcatagaaaatatttcatcttcGTTTAGGAGCTAGATAgaatagaaagacaaataacaaaggAAGTTTCTTCACTGGGCTGATAACTTAGGTGGAAGgaagaatatgtatataataagtTGTGTGAATGTACTTGTGACAATTCTTAGACCAAATCCTTAGGCAAGATTAGTTGCAGATAACAAAGACAAATatgcataatgaaaaaaaattaaaagagccgttcatgttttctctttttttgtatagTCACtggattaataataataataataataatataatattaataaaaataatcatcctAGTTTCCAGCAGAAAATATAGCTCcattctctttgaaataaaagttacataaaatacaCAATCCTTGGGCAACTAATTATTAGTAGGaatattaaacaaagaaaattctaattttttaaattaaattttacctATTGCATTTTTTGTAGTATTTAAAGATTAAGCTTATTTTAGTATGTTTACTGGGAACAAACCTGGCATTTTTTGAAACTACATAAACTTTTCTAAACCTGCTGGTCATTATTGCTGTGTGACCCCAAACACATTGGTAAAAGAGATGAGAGTGTTTaccatgaaaaggaaaaaaagaagatgataatCATTTACAggaatgttttataaaaaatgaattatagttGTTAAATTtagttccaaaatatataaagttgaaattaaaataaaaactcaatttttttaactacaaaaaatgaatttctaatcACTGGAAGTatctaaaaaatagaatagtCTGTTATCTAATATGATTAGTGACTGAAAACATTTAAACAATGGTACTTTTACTTATAAATTAAAGCCTCAGACAACCTATAGTTTTGTGTTCAATGATTGGTGCAGATAATAAATGGTCACTTTCACTGAGGAGGTCAGAACTGAGGAAACAACTTACAAGACTTGGTGTTTTTAGAAACAGATGATGAATCTGCCACATTTGTTGACACTCACaataatctttagaaataaaagaaagtaaaggtaaaagagaaacaaaaagagaaagacagaaagacaagagagacagaaagaaagagaaattttgcaGCTTTCCCAAAGGTACATAATTAAAAAGATGGAACTGAGATTTGGATACTGGTGGTCCAATACCTGAGGCCCAATCCTTAACCTCTACTCTACATATAAGGATATATGTATAAGATATGATAGGTAGAATGGAGACAAAACCAAAGATGATGAAGAGAACGGTAATGAAGAATTCAGTATAAAAGCAGACCTCTCCTATTGgaaagaattgagaaaaaaaaataattgtaaattatACTGGAGCCAGTATACCTGTGTAGAGCAAAATGTCCTAGTACTGCAAATGTCAAAGTTGCTTATTATGATTAGGAGTTAAGTTGCTGTATTTTGCACAGTGTGAAACATACGGAAATTTTTCAGGAAAAGTGTCATGTATTAGTTATTCAACCGGGAGTTAACAAAGACCAACATTCTACTGGGAAAACTGtaccttaaataaaaaaagactgcATACCAGTGAGctttaaatgaaagaaggcaCAAGTCCTGCCAATTCCTCATGTAGGAGAACAATAAGAAACCAGTATGaaccaaaagtaaaagcaaaataaaaatgctgacaTCCTGAATACTAACTGCCCTTGTCCATTGACACTTGGCTACTTTTACTTTTGTCAGAATTGATTTTCACTGGATTCTCTTTCAAGAAGTAACAATGCCCTTGGATAGTCCTTGGGCTCTACATTAAAAGAGATTGCAAAATTAGACTGTAGATTTAAGTTCTAGTTCTAAGACTTGCTAACTATGTGATTTTGGTCAGGTTGAGGAACGAACCTCTCTTGACCAAGTTCTTATGTTAAGTTCTTATCTCCTAGATGAGaagtttacataaattatttatatgaagTGCTCAGCACACACTGaacataataacaataatattattttcttttgacttttcttagtaaatgaatattaataaatgaaattaattaattaattaataattaattaaataaaataaataaaatgaaaactgatcCATGGATAAATTTGATATTAAGGGAAAGATATtgacaaaaaaattctaaaactagGATTTCAGcctcaaaatttaaatatacaggCTACAATACTAGTTTTCTCCAGGTAGTAGGGTCTACTTTAATCATATTCTTTAAAGACCAATAAATTTGCCCAAAACTCTTTCTCTAAACCCTTAGCATAAATAATTTCACTTTGCAACCTCTCTGTGAAGTAGATATGAAATAGAagatattacatttattttacaatttatcatgtttaaagatttatatcCAAGCTtctagaaaaatgaatgaaaggaaagaatcagAATTCAATCTCATATTTTTAGTCCAGTATCTTTCTACCTGCCTGAAACCTTGTGAGTTTTGTCATGTCCAGTATGGACAAGACCAGTGGAAAATCCAGATAAACTCTGGAATTTTTACACAATTGGAAAAATTCCAGCAAAAATAGATCCATAATTTTCTCCCCAAAAGATAATTTAGGACTATATGTaataattattgtatttatattattttaaaatgtactaccTCAGAAATATCAGCCCAAAATGGGGAGATGGCACTGCTTCAGATTTAACACTACAGACTCAGGAATCAGACTGTCTATATTTAAATACTAAACTCTGTTgctttaggcaagttacttaatctatCTAAATCTTAGTGGCCATGTTCAAAACATGGGACTATCTAATTTATAGAAGTGTTTTGAGGATATAAGTAAATGGTGACTATAAAGACCTTGACATTGAATAagtttttaatacatattaacCATTAATGGTTAAATATTAACATAGTTATTATTGAACAcacttcttccaaaaaaaaaaaaaccaactaaagtattattttaagacttttattagtcttttcaataaagtttgaaaaatgaaatttgcagGTCACCTGGATAGTGCAGTTGGTTGagaaccaactcttggtttgaacttaggtcatgatctcagaaccacaatgagctccatgctcagatcagagtttgcttgagattctctttccctctaccctacctttgtgctctctccctctctctctcaaataaataaatctttcaaaaattgaaaataaaaatgaaatttgcttttcaaaaaatggtatcTCATACCAGGATTCATGTTTCTCTTATTGTATATTTCTTTCAGTGGATAAACTTTTAAGACAAAGAATTAATACTGTCACACAATTTAGAAAACACATTCAAAAGGGGTTTGTGGTATTTATAGAGACATTGATGTATGTCAAAGGATGGTCAGTGTTCCGCTGATAATATCCTTTGTTTAGAAACTTGGTATATTTCTCtaagtacttaaaataaaaaatcaacacaagCAATAGAAAGATGTTCCGAGGCTTTATAGGTATGATACTCAAAAGGAAAATCTCCCAGAAAGAATGATTTGTTCAATATGGAAGGAGGGGGAAAGTATAGACCTCTCATGGAATTAAGGAAAGCTATTAAGATATAATAGCAATGAGATCCTTCAACAATCGCTTCAGTAGcaattttacttcatttacttattaagttaaaaaaaatacaattcaacCAATGGAGAGAATTATATTTCTGATCTCTTAAGCAAAACTGCCTTTACCACATACAGTCAAAAGCAAATACTATGCAAATGACTTTATGGCTGCTTcatagaggagaaataaatggagTTCAGTTTGTCTCATGAAGAGGTCCAATAAGAAGCCAATAATCTTTTAAGAGATGCATCATTCAGGGGTCTTGTAAGAGACTAACTAAACTAAAATGATCCCCAAGGAATTAGAGATAATGTAGTAATATTTTAACAATTCTCTAGGTGattcctaagtgaaagaaacatGAGTGTTTCCTTAATCTCCTTATTATAGGAACTTTTTGAATGTGAATAGCCATGGACTAGAACCGTTAATCCTTGATGTCAAGAGATACCTAGAAAAATGACTGGGGAGAGGTAAACCAGAAAGTTACTAATGGCTGTACCACCCTGATAAAAATTTTGTGTAATCCATGCACATAATTTAGTAAACTTGCATTCTAAATGGAATCAGCACATTCATATGCTTGTTCATAATAATGTGTCAAATGGGGggatagcatttttttcttagaaatctgACAACtgctttatttaaataatttaattagatCTCATTTATAACCTAACATTCAGAGTTTGTAAATCACTGACATCAGCAAAAATAAACGGGAGCCAGGAGACTACATTAAGTAAGCTTGGCTGCCAAGCTTCAAATTTAGCTCTTTCAGAATCAAGGCACAGACTATTCCAATCTCATTatgtcttccccccaccccaaatgtcCTTAAAGTTGGAAAGTAAAATGAGACTGTTACTGACCTAAAAACTCAAATATGAGTTTGGTTTTTCAATAATATCAAAACATCTGTTAAAAGTTACTAAACtctgttttccatattttcaGTCTCAGTAAGTGGCACATGGTAAAGCATAAATCCCACGTCCTGAATggtaaaaacaagacaaaacaaaacaaaactttaaaggGGCCATAGTAAAGGTAAAGAAGCACTGAGGAAGTTCTACATATATCTCTCAATAATTTGGGAACCTTGCACACGAAGAGGGAAAACCCAAGAGGacacagaaaaaagtaaaagcttcAGGCAGACTTGAAAATTAACCGATCACAGGAACACTCTCCAATCCACAAAAATCATCTGTCAGAAAAGAAGCCTTACAATCTCAgatatttgaggggaaaaaaatactaagCTCTCTGACAACTAATCAATTTAGACACTAGGGTAACTTCTAACTAACCagtgtaaaaataataataacaaaaaatgggggcacctcggtggctcagtgggttaagcctctgcctttcgcccaggtcatgatctcagggtgctgggattgaaccccacatcaggctctctgctcagcggggagcctgctttcccctctctctctgcctgcctctgcctacttctgatctctctctctctctgtcaaataaataaataaataaaatctttaaaaaaacggtttaaaaaaacaaaaaattttcagTGACATTAAAACCTGTATACCATGGGGGGAAAGATTCAATAAACttgttacaaaaaataaaataaaaaataaagctttgagtaagtaaaaaaaaaagaatctgaagttGTTACATTATATTGTTCAACATGTCCAATTTTCAGTAGCgacaataaaaaattacaaggcataaaagacacagaaaagttgacccacactcaaaaaaaaagcagtcagtagaaaatgtctttaaatggaTCTGTATGTTAGAGTCAGCAGACTTCATAGatgcttttataaatatgttaaaggaattaaagaaaactaTCTCAggagttaaagaaaaatatgattgtAGTGGTTTGTCAAAAGCACTTCTAGTAGAGAAACATAAActgtatataataaaagaaaattttagaatttaaatatgtaataaccaaaataatggaaaaacattGGCTAGATGGATTTAAAAGCAGAACAGAAATGTAAAGCacaaatcatttaatttaaaagtagATCAGTAGAGAAGATGGCTGTGCTCTTGTTGAGACATGTTGGCTCTCATTGCCTCTGTGCCCATCTAAGTCCTAGGCTCTGTATCAGAAATGCTGTTCCTTTGGGAACTATAACCAGAGAAAAGATGGAGAAGTTCTGGAAAAAGAACACTACTTTAAACTGTATTCTGTCTCTGCATATCACTATCTACAGTGGATCTCTTCCCATGGCAATATCCCTTTGGCACTCTGGTACTGGTATGACCTTGAGTACAGAGGTCTTTCTCTTTGGCTTGTTGGCCCTCTTGGCTCTTggcaaactcattttatgaggccagcatcaccttgatcccaaaaccagacaaggatcccaccaaaaaagagagctatagaccgatatccttgataaacacagatgcgaaaatactcaacaaaatactagccaataggattcaacagtacattaaaaagattattcaccacgaccaagtgggatttattccagggctgcaaggttggttcaacatccgcaaatcagtcaatgtgatacaacacatcaataaaagaaagaacaagaaccatatgatactctcaatagatgctgaaaaagcatttgacaaagtacagcatcccttcctgatcaaaactcttcaaagtgtagggatagagggcacatacctcaatatcatcaaagccatctatgaaaaacccaccgcaaatatcattctcaatggagaaaaactgaaagcttttccgctaaggtcaggaacacggcagggatgtccattatcaccactgctattcaacatagtactagaggtcctagcctcagcaatcagacaacaaaaggaaattaaaggcatccaaatcggcaaagaagaagtcaaattatcactcttcgcagatgatatgatactatatgtggaaaacccaaaagactccactccaaaactgctagaacttatacaggaattcagtaaagtgtcaggatataaaatcaatgcacagaaatcagttgcatttctctacaccaacagcaagacagaagaaagagatattaaggagtcaatcccatttacaattgcatccaaaaccataagatacctaggaataaacctaaccaaagagacacagaatctatactcagaaaactataaagtactcatgaaagaaattgaggaagacacaaagaaatggaaaaatgttccatgctcctggattggaagaataaatattgtgaaaatgtctatgctacctaaagcaatctacacatttaatgcaattcctatcaaagtaccatccatcttttgcAACTTTCAATCTTATTTGAAATTTGTAAAGACCATGTGTCTGGGGACATCACTGATCTACACAGCTGAATTTGCACTTGTCTTCCCTCTCATGTATCATACCTAGAATGGGATCTAACACTTGATGTGGAACCTAAAGAAAGGCCTGAAGATTCCCCAGCTATACCAATCTGGAGTGGTTGTCTTGGTTCTTACTGGATTGTCCTCTGCAGGGCTGACAGCCATGTTAAGAGCTGAAGATCCCATCAATGTCTTTCTATAAATGATTAATTGACCTAACTTCTTCTGCTACTCCCTTCTCCACCCAGGGCAAAGTTCTCCTGATTTATTCAGTCCCTTTTGTGCTTGCCCATCACCTGGGAACTCAGTAGCAGTAGAGTAGCTGATAGAGCCATAGCAGTGGAAAAGAAACAAGTTTCCCCTTGTTTCTAAAAATGGAATGACTCAAAAATTCTCTTTTCCTGCCCCAGCTTGCAGTTTACTCTGGTGTTAGGAGCTctgatttttctccatatttagCCTTGATTTGTTCTTATAGTCAGCTTTTGGCTCCTTGTCATGAGACCATGAAAACAATGTCAGCTTTGTGACCTCTCCATGGGGACTGGGCGTGGGGCTTTGGGTGCCACTGCCTGTGGGTTGCTAGCTTATTCATTGTCAGACCCCAGGGTCTTCAGCACCCACTCAGTATGGCAAAAGAGAGGGGTGTAGGGGAATTAGCTTGTTCTAGCTAGAGGGAGATAAACAAGGTCAGGTGATTCTTGAAGTAGATGCTTTGGGGAAAAGATACAGATTTCAAGGCAAAGACAAGATCCAGGAAATTATCATTGAACCCAAtaagagttatttttttcccctgcatttttggaaaaacaaaacttttttctaATCCACATTCATGTGTcatctttttataaaactaaattaaaatactcattttgacattaaaaacaaaacaaaatacaaacaaaaaacagatcaaTAGAAATGATCCAATATAAAGAACACattgcaaaaaaattttaaataaaaatttaagagataTGTGGGACAATATCAAGCATACCAAAGAATGTGTAATGAATTTcccaaggagaaagaggaaaaaaaatacaaaaaaaactaGGAAGAATTCATggttaaacatttttcaaatttgattCTATTTAAGTTCgtgtaagagaaacaaaaatatatcaatagCCAGACCAACAATAACAAACTGCTGGAAGACAAAGAGATTATTAAAACTGTAAGGGAAAGATGATTCAGCCACCTATAGAATAATAGCAATTATATGACTTCCCATTGACttcccatcaaaaagaagaaaggacagataGCAATAGAATgacaaaatgctgaaaggaaaagtCAATCAAAAATTCTCTATCCAgtaaaactgtccttcaaaatgAAGACAATGTATATGTTCTGATAAACAAAAAAGGAGAGCATTTCTTAGTAATTCTGATCCATAAGATAAAACTATAGAGATTTTGAGTATATGAGCAAAGCTGTGCTTTTTATATCTGCCTTACCACAAATAGTACAAaaaagtgtacagtttagtgtacaatttgatgaaaGGGTTTGtgacagaaataaaatcatctgTATTATTAAGCTCAcaatgatgttttattttgttttgttttgttttgtttttcatcatggCACAGTAATAATTAGCCTATGTTCTGGCAGCTGATCTACTGACCCCACATTGAGTAGCACTGCATACAATTCCATTCATGAAACAAATGTAGTTCTTTAAA is part of the Mustela nigripes isolate SB6536 chromosome 2, MUSNIG.SB6536, whole genome shotgun sequence genome and encodes:
- the LOC132010576 gene encoding LOW QUALITY PROTEIN: succinate dehydrogenase cytochrome b560 subunit, mitochondrial-like (The sequence of the model RefSeq protein was modified relative to this genomic sequence to represent the inferred CDS: substituted 2 bases at 2 genomic stop codons); amino-acid sequence: MAVLLLRHVGSHCLCAHLSPRLCIRNGSLPMAISLWHSGTGMTLSTEVFLFGLLALLALGNFQSYLKFVKTMCLGTSLIYTAEFALVFPLMYHTXNGIXHLMWNLKKGLKIPQLYQSGVVVLVLTGLSSAGLTAMLRAEDPINVFL